One Misgurnus anguillicaudatus chromosome 5, ASM2758022v2, whole genome shotgun sequence genomic window, tcaacattttaataaaaaaaaaacccattaaattatacaaaaagtagtgcttttggttagtagccttatttatttaggtttaattacacagaattcataataaatgaatgtatttcataaaatgtcataaaactggggcccccagtttgaaaaccactgccatacagtatgtaaatgagCTTTTGCATTTGTGTTGAAGACAGAAAGTCAGTAAGAGATTgagttgtgttcacactgacctgTGACTATGTTCTCTGAGAGAACGGTGACTTGCACCTCGACCGAGTGTTTGGATGTGTAGGTGATCTCAGCACTCACGTGGGCGACCTCACCAATGAACATCGGGTAAAGAAAGTCTGTGCGCTCCACCCGGGCCAAAGCAGCCACACAGCGATCCTTTGTGTCAAAAGATGTTGTTATTTTTCAACCGTTTATTAGTcagaatttaataaaatgttcatttaaacaTGCATTCAAACATCGCTAGTACACATTAGCGGTCAAAATTGGCAGTTTgtatacactatatactttttaagtgtttttactATGCATTTTACTAgtatttttttgggccgataccgatttaaacagacaacttctggccgataccgatattaaacacttgtgtacaatactatacagttggtcaattagctagtttatttctgcatcaaattattttttctgaacatggattggatctaattaacattcaactgaccatataaatattgctacttcaaaaaaagttggacttctttTCCGCCTCTAAAGTGCAGTTTGCTTAttttattgtccaagacatttgagccagctcaacaaaGGTATTCTGTcggtgcttaaaggaatagtctactcattttcaatattaaactatgttattaccttaactaagaagagttgatacatccctctatcatctgtgtgcgtgcacgtaagctctggagcgcgctgcgacgcttcgatagcatttagcttagccccattcattcaatggtaccatttagagataaagttagaagtgaccaaacacatcaacgtttttcttatttaagacgagtagttatacgagcaagtttggtggtacaaaataaaacgtagcgcttttctaagcggatttaaaagaggaactatattttatggcgtaatagcacttctgagagtacttcgactcggtgcagtaacaccctccctctcccattatgagagtgagaaggggagcggacttttcaggcgagtccaagtactcccaaaagtgctattacgccataaaatatagttcctcttttaaatccgcttagaaaagtgctacgttttattttgtaccaccaaacttgctcgtataactactcgtcttcaataggaaaaacgttgatgtgtttggtcacttctaactttatctctaaatggtacaattgaatgaatggggctaagctaaatgcttttgaagtgtcgcagcgcgctccagcgtttacgtgcacgcacacagatgatagagggatgtatcaacaattcttagttaaggtaataacatagtttaatattgaaaatgagtagactattcctttaagtatagtgcacactagaacatcaaatcattttaattgaacaacagacatgcaactcattgcctttatgcagttaattaatacaCAATCAGTAttggcctttctcgtgctattgccgatatgccgatggtttcaaattcataaaaaatcggccaataaatatcggtggccgatacatcggtgcatcactagttttTACTGTATAGAGGTAGACAAATGACCATTTTAAGCAAGGTGTGAATGAAGGCAGAGGTGTCATGCCCATTGAAACTGAGAAAGCACACGCCCCCTCAGATTTTTTGGCCAAGTCGATTTTGCAACAACCTCAAAATTTATTAAGCATCTTTTCATCTGTCACTTTGTTTCATTGGCAAAATACGATCACTCCTTCACTTTTCTGAGATTTTTTTAGCTTTTCATAGTTACATTAAGAGCATCTGAACATGATACATCTGATATATATTTCTAAACGATGCTGGTTCCTCattgcattgttttatgtgaatgatcAGCATTCTTTCTTTACACAAGCTTTTGACTGTAAGATATGGTTTTTGCTCAACAAACTTTCATATTCGGCAAAACAGGTCACATCATTTCCGGTTCAGGACTTTTAGATGTGCTCCATTGTATAGAGAGATGTTTAACTCAAGATGCCTTAAAGAAGCTACCAAAGACAAACATAATAACTGATATTCATTTCATATGCAAACTGATATTTTAAAGTTAACAGAAAAGGTTTTATTCTATTAAAGTTATTCATAGAATAAAATGCCACAAATAAGCCAACTAGCTATAGGTTAGCTGAATAGCTTAAAAGTCCATAGACATACCTGtatgtacacaatgatgacgtggcaacaTATGCGCAAGCAGTTTGGCAACTTAaatatggcaagaatcagcagtgacgcaacacagacagagaaagttattttaaaaagttgacttatcaactttttcatcACAGCTACAGATcagtgtactatagtggagtggatagaagacgttagcagatgaccaaatataaagtgtccagatacatatatacgtatattagtccaaccaaacgcaacaaccagacaatTTGATGCTCGGAAatcgttttaataaacttttttgaGTTGCTAAAACGTTAGAACCAATGGTgaataacaccacttctgttgcccaAATGCGCGcacaggctatttgatcacgtgagcTGTAAAGGGGTCTATTGACATCAGTTCATACTGCTGTTAACATTTCCTCGACGAGCGAATGCGATGGGAATTGTTCTCTGTTCATGTGACATTTGGCAGAAAGCCCATTTACAGGTCATAGGGAGATAAACTCACCCCTTTCTGTGTGTTACAGTGGCGCGTTCCAATGATGCATCCGGCTTCCTCTATCATCTTCAGGATTGTACCACCATGAACATTACCAACAATGTTGGCATCATCAGGACGCATGATCCTATAAGAGAAAACAAATAACAGATGTTTAATAGATGTGTATGATCgcccaaatacatttttattatttcattattgaGAACGCTTGACTACTCCAATATTGGAAGCAGTAAAAGTATTTTCTTTTATCCACTGGCGGGATTCATTGTGCACCTGTAACGGCTGAATATAAAAGctggatattttaaaataaacatttaaaacctttgttaaattaaagtgtgtatttagcaaaaaaaaaacatttcatatagtattataagttatgttttgtattaatattattctgtgtatgttgcatatatttctaaggttgataaatttaatatactgttggTTAGTTTAATCCACATcagtgtgtcatattttctacgataaaattaatatttttgtttcaaatttattcaaataatcaggaacgtctccgctgtgtcccgCTGACAGGCATGTACAGCAGGTGATGCAAACTTATGGATCTTATGGGATCGAGTACTCGATCTTGAGGACGCATCCTTCGAAGGATccagccttcgaattgggacaaaGTTTCGATCCATCTTTTCTACTGCACTTTATTATGACTTTATACCCGATTTCAGTATTTGTAACTGAGCAGTATTTTTTATGTCAGCCATCACATAACAACcgtaaaataagaataatttttacagtatgacaAAAAAATTCTATGATTTTACAATTTAATTGAATGTCAAAAGTTTATGGGCAAATATTTCACTACATTTATCTTGTTTTAGATGCTATGTAAACAGCAGGAACGATTAGATATTGGCCACACTGAGACAAATCTCAGGCTTCACTACTGCTGAAAGTGATTGTAGAAAATTTGCTAATAAAAACACAGAACAAGTTTGGGAAGAAATTCTAGTTAGTCGTCTTTAACAATCTAAATAGCATCACTACTGCGACATTAAACTTCTCGTGTAATTTCCTTTATGTTATGATAATACATTTACTTGAACATAAAATctgtgtcaaacacaatatgAGCTACAAACTAAAACAGTCGTGAATTCCTGTCCCATTGTCTGATGTGTGACTCTACCTGGTAACCTGAAGAGAAGCCATGACTTCATACAAGCTTAAGGACAGATTCTTGATGAGCTCTTCTTACACGACAGTCTTTCACCCGTATCACCCATCATTACATACTGTCAGTTATGACATCATCAACCACCTCCACAGGTGTGATGAGCGTCACTGGCTCAGACTCCGCCCACCTTCAGTTAAACCTTGTGCCACTTTGCCAGTAAAATCAGACAGAGGTCACAATGGCACAGAAAGCACTGTTATGAACACCAACTCTACagcattatttttacattggACTTCAGCTTATAGTGATATATGACACAAATGTGTCCAGATCacattcaacaacaaaaaatcaaAAGAAGAAAGAAGGATAGGCACCGTTCATGCAGTAAAAGAGCAGTGGCAGTGgatttaaaatctttaaaacgTTACTGGatgataataaaacattttctactTGACATTTTAGTGAAGTTACGAACAGCTGAACTTAATCTCCTCAGCGGCTTATTGttgtatttaaaaatgattaacaCCAAACAGGTGTTATAAAGAAATAGGAAGGCTGTTGAAATATTTCATATAGCACACGACTGCTGTCAGATATTGGTTTTAATGTCAtgctatttaaataatatttgtcCCAATGTACTCAATAAACaatttttatattacatttttagatttgTCTTGTGCTAttacaaacaacacaaacaaaatcTATAGAATATTTACATCGATGTATAAGACGTGTTTGCCTAAAGTCTtatgtttcatgtttttattgtatatgGCAAAACAAAAGGCACTAGAAAAATATCTTACCTGAGAATATCTGGATAATGACGAGACCATCTGACTTCTCTCAGAAACAAAAGAGCAATCTTAATCAAATGTTGCATTATAAAAGTTTTGATGTAAACGACCACTTTAACGAAGTGACCCGAGCCGTTGAACACCACAAAACAGACTAAACCGCATCATACTGAATGTGATTCACCCTCAATATAAAGCAAATGTGGTATCTGTGCAACAGCAGCATGTGAATATAATGTGTGTGCTTACACTCTGATTGTGTGTTCTGAGGAAATATTAAACcatataatattaaaaattaataatataaaaactaaatattagACGGAAAATAAATTAAGCGCTTTAATAAAAACAACTCTTTTtagttatatattttaaagcaatgCTATTTAAAGACAGCCACACTGCTCATGCATATTGATAAATTATCATCTTTTTCTTTGTATTATACTTAAGAGGATTTTGAAGAAACAGGTTTAAAAAGTACATtgacatttaaattaaattcaaGACCTAATATTAGTTTCTTGGTGCATTATGCAGTTGTAAATTATTGTCCAGATAAATGTTACAGCTGAGAAGTGTCACTGTCATGCAGGGGGTGGTAAGTAACGTGGTACATTTACTTTGTTACATTTACtttgttacatttacttgagtaagattTTGGAAAATATCTACtcttaaagtgacactttgtagtttttcaaccttcataatatactttcaagacccttgtgatggtatatcgacttaaaataggttgCATGACATGTCCACcttagcctgacggggtctgtatcgcttttactcgtacttttaaacttggggtttcgggtagtaaccgAGCAGAAAAAAAGAActacaaaaatctgctttacggCAAACGTCCCTTCCTCCACTTCCTCAAATTCGGACGTGAGAGCACAACTATTTATATTTCTGATGTTTTAGTCATGGTCGAagcagcaactaagaaaaagaaaccTAAGGTTTTGTAGgaggagaccagaaagagaaaacgggagagtgacagaaaaAAAAGAAGGACGACGATCAATATTGGGCCAGCGTTTGCTCGCTGGCGTGAACTAAAAGAGGAGGAGGGGTTCCTGGCCAATGCTGACTTGGCCGTCATGCTTTTGGACTtgtaaataatgttatattgcttgCATATAAGTCCTGTCTGGTGCCCAAAcactatattttttttaacatgaatTTTACTGGAGGCTTCTTGGAGAGTGTAGAGAGAAACTTAGATCACGTGACACTGTGACGCTGTGGTAGCGTCATGGATCTACGACACGGGTGATCCgtgttcgattcccctttaaggcaattattttatataaactttaaccaagtGACCACCATTACAAATGGCTTGTAAACGTGAGCTACGCGATCTTATGGcgattgaaaaaaataaaacccatgaaattatattctgacatgctggaaggcacactttgtgacctaaagagttgtcttcttttcctttgcgacagtgctgcagcgcttgtggcctctaggggcactagatgtgaaaaatacatgtctagcaccccctagtggtaaAAAAGATCCGACGTGTGCCTTTAAGAGTACATTTAAAAGAGGGTACTCTTTACtcttacttaaaggaacagtatgtaagaaatttatatcaattaatcataaaatggccctgatatgtcactagacattaagaaatcattttcatttcaaatacttaaatcacaacagtggtctggtcaggatattgtggagttgcagccctcaactgatgtttatgttgtcattttgtgtattggccaccagttgtgtgattgcagtaccagttttagccacaagttttgtgattgcaataccagttttggccacaatcctacatactgttcctttaagtgctacaattgggtcctcagtgctgCAATCAAGTTAGAAAATGTGAACAAGAACAACCCAGtgactttgttttggtaaaccattctctgcaagaatGTAACAAAAAAGGTCTTTGACATTTGGCTCCCCaagtgatgtcagaaggggataataccgcccctttatctgcactatccaaccacagcactgccatttagtgcagagatcaactaatttgcatttaaaaggacacacccaaaaacttacacctacaaaatggcaattttaacatgttatagtaaattatctatatggtactttaagctagaacttcacaaacatactctggggacaccaaagatttattttacatcttttcttGTACTTGCAAGTGAAACAGAATACCGTAAGGAAAATAGTGGGCGTGGCTTGTGTTGTTTACTGTGCTTTGATTGGATATTGAAAAGTAGATGATTCATTTAGAAATGGAACTACCattaaaccccattcacacagacctttggtcccagaaaatacccgtaaaattgtgTGAACAAAAAATCGTCCCGTTAATCTtatgggatcgttgccggaaagaggacctagtgaGATACATGGAAAACCcttgtgtgaacaagaagccgcaagaatgccgtaatgggcgtgttgtagtgaggacgcgtgcgtcatcacaacaaaagttatggttcagctcttcaaaacgagagataacatgcatataaacattcaccacgagaaatgttgcaaactagattgaagcagttatcaggaaatgatagatgagacgcataaacaatgacgcacgtgccgtagtgaggacgcgcgtgtcatggcaacatgaagttggttcaactctttaaaatgagggatttacaacattcactacgagaaatgtcagcaaactggactgaagcagatatcaggtaagttagctcgttacttactgcgttgaaacagagatcattcagcagcataaaagaatatcgcatcacatgctcatttgagcttattataaacgaaaatatacccgcgcgtcatcccaacaagatatatcgttcagctcctcaaaatgcaggttttaaatgcatataaacaatcacgatgagaaatgtctgaaaactgtattaaagcagagatcagggagctcgtcaaaaaTCCACTCTGAacctgagatcattcaccagcattagaatgacgcgtcacgcgctcctttatagtcttatcataaacaaaaatgcatgcgagtggtttctggagagacaaataataaataatatgcaaacttcagacgctgcatagaaaagagggcgggactttcaacaggtcacgtgtctttccgggaccatcagatgccgggtaatcatggcagtgtgaatgaacaaaaaatctaaGGATCTAAGGCCTTTCccgtgtattttacggaatgtctgtgtgaaaagggctttagactgacagttggagggggcggagttaaTGGATGCTCCTGCCCAAGCTGTCTAgctcagtggttcccaaactttttcagcgtgcggccccccttgtgtacggtgcattccttcgcggccccccaaagaatatgtgtgacaaaaaactgttttaaaactcaacattttaatttttaaaaaaaacattaaattatacaaaaaaagaagtgttttggttagtagccttattttttcaggtttaattacacagaattcatgataaattaatgtatttcataaaatgtcataaaactggggcccccctggcaccatctcgcggcccccagtttgaaaaccactggtctagCTGACGTTTTACAGTTTCAGATTTTGATTGAAGTTTATGAGGGCTcatgaattaaaaataaaataaaataatgacttacacggataaattgtttataaaaaaaaaaacaatgcactataacataaaaaataagaattatCAGTTTTGATTTAATTTGGATTTATACTTGAATGTAGCAATTCTTGCATTAAAtgaatacacttttaaataaaatgttaacatgtaAAACAACCATTTTTGTCCCCATTAGCCAGAAACATTTGTAATGGAGACGTGATGTCTGCGTGCAAAACATGCAATATGAATTTTTGTGTTACTCATCTGCAATACGCAAGACGTTTCGGGTTTAGAAGATGTCTGTAAGATGTTTATGAATGTATGTAAAAGTGCTCTTTCTACGTTTATCAGATTTACACAGATATTTAGCAGGTTTTAcagacgtacctgtgctatctgggtaTGTAGACTAAAGCTTTACAAATCCACAGGTACACTGACCTAACATGATCAATagacaaaaaacacacacatttgtcATAAAATCCACGTGGTCGAGTCCATTGCGTCATTTGTACATGTGCACGGCGATACCACTTACAACCACTAGAGGGGGACACGCGAGCACCAGTGTTGATGAAAGTGTCCCGTATCAATAGACATGCATTATAACGTTTAATCACGAAATtaaggattattattattaatgcagGGGGGAAATGTCCACTACATTTTTTGCCTGGTTATTTTCCATCTCTACAGAAATTGCAGGATTCGAGTATGTAGAGCATTAATTCATCATATAAAATATcatcatatataaatatatataaccCTCTTTTAATGTACTAACAGTTATATAGcctataatataatataatcgTGATATTGTCGCAGAGACGACAGAGAAGACCTAAATTTCCTGTTCTCCACATTAGCATATTGAGGTCATCACATACGACATCTGATGCATGAACGCTACCAGTACCAGCTCAAACATGTACCAGCATTCCAAACCTCTTTTCAGACATCAACAGAGCGATATTTACATCCTTGTGCGTTTTGTTGtttgttaaatgtttaagtGATCCCTCTGAAGGATTTCACAGTGTGTTTGTGCGTTACGCCGATAGGATTACAGGGTCGCTTCGGACATTAGGACGTCAGCTAAAATCCTCTCACTGATTCACGATAAACGTAAGAGATGACAGTTACATAGAGCGTCTTACCTGCAGATCTGAATGGATGGCGACGCCTGTGAGTTTAGGAGAGACATCCTGCGGCGAGGCGAGGTTTGTTCCTTGAACCCGGACTCAACGTGTGTCGCAATGAGCCAGGCGGAGCGAGAGCTGCCGGTTTACAGGCTGAATCGATTGGCTAACGTTATTCTCTTTAAACTGCTGTGTTAAGAGACCCGATGAAAATCGCCTGCTCAATTCAGCTGtttgtgtaagagagagagagagagagagagagagaaaaggcgCGAATGGTTAATCGATGCGTGTTTGAGGCTTTTGAAACTTTGCTGTCGTTTGTTAACCGCAGCAACCACAATAGGCTACAATAAACTGCTTAATCTCTTTCTATTGCTGTTCCTCGTATTGTTAAAATGTGAAAACACGTTTTCTACATTAATTACAAACGCTTAGCTTTGTCAAAATGGTTAAGTTGGCACAAACAAACTTGCATTATTACCAAACGACCGAAAGGTGGCAGCAAAGACCGGGGATTCAACCACGCAGCATCTCTTAATATACGTGTTTTGAGAAACAGCTAAGGTTTACTGAACATATGTTGAGTTGTTCATTTGCTGACGCTCCAAGCGACGCTGGATGCATTTACAGCATGACAGATTATACACGTAGCACCATTGACAATTGTCGACGTTATGTAGGCCTATTCATTTTGGCgccaaaatgtaattgttgCTTTGACTGAATGTATTATATTCAAGGACACCGTCTATTTGGCGCAGAACAAAATTATAAAGTTGTGGCCATTGAATCCCTTActaaaattaaccatggttttactacagttaaaaccaaaaacccGTGGCCTACTCCTACTGTAGTATAACTATGGTAACCCCAAATATGGTTTTCAAAagccatagttaaaccatgcagtaaaacaatacatggttttgctaatagtaataaatacaccaaaaaaaaaaaacatggatatacacttttaccacaaaaaatatccacatttTCGTAACACACAGAACTACGTTAATTTATCTTTATATCGTGcttaataatgatttattcattttatttgccATTTTCTCTGAAAGAATGACGCAGAACACAAACAGCTGTGTAGCCCATACGTTTATTGTAAAGTGTGgcataacacaataaataatAGCACATCCCCCCAAAAGAGACATTATTGAACAACACAAAGtgcttacatttttaataatctGCACTGATCCCAACATAGTGAAGTCTGAAGTGCAAATGTATTACAAATAACAACCCTCGGGGTTTTACTTTGGCGTTTTCAAGAGCCACCGACGATTTAAACCCCGCGGAGAGGAGTAAAAATCTAACCGCGTTATGTACACGTTACGCGCAGGATCCAAGAAAACAAAACCATCTGAACGGGTGCGTCCCGCTACTATACACTGGATTGGGATAAAACAAGTATACAATACTTATATGCGACTCGTTAATCGTAACATTTCATCAAACTGTACAAGACTCTACAGACTGACCGTAAATATACACAGACGTAACATGCTTGAATTACATAAAAAGTCATTTGCATGGAGGCATCTACCAAGGTCTCCATACTTGAGCATTTGTCATGACTGATGAAGGCTGAGGTCGGATGAGAGTCGTAGCCTTGCTTTTGTCGCTGTTTACGGTTTTTGAGCTGCAGGATTTCAAGTTCAACAGTTTCTCTTGTATTTGTGACATAAATCTTGAGCTCTGCGCGCAGCAGTTTTGGCAGGCTGGTTTGGTGGGCTTCATCGCGCGCTGAATGAACGCGTTAACGCACTGGCGCTTCTCGGCGTCCAGGCTGGTTTGCGGCAGAAGCGCAGAAGCGCGCTGCAGGCAGGTGCGGTACCCCTCTTCAAATCCATCAGTACTGtctgtaaaaacaaacatttatgtcATTTACTTTTCTAGTTGGCAGATATTCGAAACTAAACGACCATAATGTAAACGAAAACGATACAGATATTTAAAGAGAACACACCTTTAGGTTGGACGGGTTGAGCATCAGTGAGAAATCTCACAGTCATCTCCAAAATATCAGCTTTCTCCAATTTAGAATAACGGCAGCTCTGAAATAGAGAACAGGCAAAGGTAAGAgacaatgttaaaaaaatacatcacTTTGTGATTTAGATATTAATATATCATAAGATGCTCTTATTTAACAAACACTTACATCTTTGCCGGTAAGAGGGAGGATGAGCGCTTTTAATCGGTTGAGGCTGTCATTGATGCGCGCTCGGCGTCTCTTCTCCAGTAAAGGTTTCAGGGT contains:
- the hes2.2 gene encoding transcription factor HES-2.2, whose translation is MTPNATAAPALSYVPRTVAMRKEANELRKTLKPLLEKRRRARINDSLNRLKALILPLTGKDSCRYSKLEKADILEMTVRFLTDAQPVQPKDSTDGFEEGYRTCLQRASALLPQTSLDAEKRQCVNAFIQRAMKPTKPACQNCCAQSSRFMSQIQEKLLNLKSCSSKTVNSDKSKATTLIRPQPSSVMTNAQVWRPW